The Pseudochaenichthys georgianus chromosome 24, fPseGeo1.2, whole genome shotgun sequence genome includes a region encoding these proteins:
- the opn8c gene encoding opsin 8, group member c, whose translation MNRSEENRSSSAFTSTLSPAADSCVGVAILSMVLLSVLGNGLVLLVCYRRRNKLAGSELLCVNLALADFLVCICFYPFSIISSFSHSWLGGNITCVYYGLGCFFCGLCGMFTVAAISVTRYMKICNSLVYDVWFEDSNIRLMCFAIWLVAVVWSCLPLFGWGEYVPEPYGLSCTVAWTGYHSSTKDAFYIICTFAVFTLIPVVLITVSQGLILTKLNRYSYSLSARGIRNNIRGIEKRLSMMFFCVSLGFVVAWAPYAIVSFLFIFHKEHVYMASEGYLFPALFSKSSHIYNPFIYFYFNRKFQQELRHMLHSIWPKLGGNRVSVHVPIEHHFPIHIQLQERRRIRKKNGGVSQDRTNSKSKSKEQDKCITNNRKQVQTCWESTAKEAPKILENNPGKDTKPVSL comes from the exons ATGAACCGCTCTGAGGAGAACCGGAGCTCCTCCGCCTTCACCTCCACCCTGAGCCCCGCCGCGGACTCCTGCGTGGGGGTGGCCATCCTCTCCATGG TCCTGCTCTCAGTCCTGGGCAACGGGCTGGTTCTGCTCGTTTGTTACCGCAGGAGGAACAAGTTGGCGGGCTCGGAGCTGCTGTGCGTCAACCTGGCCCTGGCCGACTTCCTGGTCTGCATCTGCTTCTACCCATTCTCCATCATATCCTCGTTCAGCCACAGCTGGCTGGGAGGAAACATCACGTGTGTGTACTACGGTCTCGGCTGCTTCTTCTGCGGCCTGTGTGGCATGTTCACAGTGGCAGCCATCAGCGTCACCCGCTACATGAAGATCTGCAACAGCTTGGTTTACG ATGTGTGGTTTGAAGACTCTAACATCCGGCTGATGTGCTTTGCCATCTGGCTGGTGGCCGTGGTGTGGTCCTGCCTCCCTCTGTTCGGATGGGGCGAGTACGTCCCCGAGCCGTACGGCCTGTCCTGCACCGTGGCCTGGACGGGCTACCACTCCTCCACCAAGGACGCCTTCTACATCATCTGTACCTTCGCCGTCTTCACGCTGATCCCCGTCGTCCTCATCACGGTGTCTCAGGGTCTGATCCTCACCAAGCTTAACCGCTATTCCTACTCTTTGTCTGCGAGGGGCATCCGCAACAACATTCGAGGCATCGAAAAACGACTCTCCATG ATGTTCTTCTGTGTCAGCCTGGGGTTTGTGGTTGCCTGGGCGCCGTACGCTATCGTGTCCTTTCTCTTCATTTTCCACAAGGAGCACGTGTACATGGCTTCTGAGGGATACCTGTTTCCCGCACTCTTCTCCAAAAGCTCGCACATCTACAACCCGTTCATCTACTTCTACTTCAACAGGAAGTTTCAGCAGGAGCTCCGCCACATGCTCCATTCAATCTGGCCCAAGCTTGGAGGAAATCGAGTGAGTGTCCACGTCCCCATCGAACACCATTTCCCCATCCACATCCAGCTGCAGGAAAGAAGACGCATCCGGAAGAAGAACGGTGGTGTGTCTCAGGACAGAACTAACAGCAAAAGCAAGAGCAAAGAACAAGACAAATGCATCACCAACAACCGAAAGCAGGTTCAAACCTGCTGGGAATCAACGGCGAAAGAAGCTCCCAAGATTTTGGAAAACAATCCTGGAAAAGACACCAAGCCTGTGTCCTTATGA